From Paenibacillus sp. GP183, one genomic window encodes:
- a CDS encoding AraC family transcriptional regulator, producing the protein MQPFPYDAMREPQDALERLDLTVRWGNYEIRVLRFHLTSFAPGKTIGFHNHSEFEFHFIPRGKGKVILVDMPFELTGGDFYLTGPGIMHYQEADAHDAMDELCLHIDIVDRSSHTLLNMNEFAADPWEIAEAKNCVEQLQNVPLRPVRDLYMAMPFFLEAYKACMENFVGSYTTIKQCIVQILLRAARAYDLEHERPELPSRDLSVNRCRFVLQYIRANYTGTLTLEDIAEKLHISSRQLQRILKTHHGDRTFVRIVEDIRLEAVCRRLEESELSIERIAVSEGFSNGNYLHTIFRKRFGMTPLNYRTQKKQKARKDDAQDE; encoded by the coding sequence ATGCAGCCATTTCCTTATGACGCGATGAGGGAGCCTCAGGATGCTTTGGAAAGGCTTGATCTTACCGTCCGATGGGGGAACTATGAGATCAGGGTTCTTCGTTTTCATCTGACCTCATTTGCTCCTGGCAAAACCATAGGTTTTCATAATCATTCCGAGTTCGAATTCCATTTTATCCCAAGGGGTAAAGGGAAGGTGATCCTCGTCGATATGCCCTTCGAGTTGACCGGAGGAGATTTTTATTTGACAGGCCCCGGTATAATGCATTATCAGGAAGCGGATGCGCATGATGCCATGGATGAGCTGTGCCTGCACATCGATATCGTCGATCGCAGCAGCCATACCCTTTTGAACATGAACGAATTTGCAGCGGATCCATGGGAAATTGCCGAAGCGAAGAACTGTGTGGAGCAACTTCAGAATGTGCCGCTTAGACCCGTACGTGATCTTTACATGGCGATGCCCTTCTTTCTGGAAGCCTACAAGGCGTGCATGGAGAACTTCGTTGGCTCCTATACCACTATCAAGCAGTGTATCGTTCAAATTTTACTCCGTGCCGCCCGTGCCTACGACCTCGAGCATGAACGGCCCGAGCTTCCCTCCAGGGATTTGAGTGTCAACCGCTGCCGCTTTGTCCTTCAGTACATTCGAGCGAATTATACGGGAACGCTGACCTTGGAGGATATAGCGGAAAAACTGCATATCAGCTCTCGGCAGCTGCAGCGTATTCTCAAAACGCATCATGGCGATCGTACCTTTGTCAGGATCGTCGAGGATATCCGATTGGAGGCAGTTTGCCGGAGGTTGGAGGAAAGTGAGCTGTCCATTGAAAGAATCGCCGTTTCGGAAGGTTTCTCCAACGGAAACTATTTGCACACGATATTTCGCAAGCGGTTTGGCATGACGCCTCTTAATTACCGAACACAGAAGAAACAAAAAGCCAGAAAGGATGATGCTCAAGATGAGTAA
- a CDS encoding ABC transporter ATP-binding protein, whose amino-acid sequence MQFFKAYISSYWKLFLISFLFLASEAACDLLLPAIMAKIIDEGVSGKQMNIILQLGGLMLLITTIGAISATGRNILASRVSQNFGADLRSDLFRKIQSLSFENLDKFNRASLVTRLTNDVTQVQVFVNGMMRVFVKSPMIAIGSLIMAVRLNPQLSVVLVVVVPIVALLIVMNMKVGYPFFMKVQKALDRVNSIMREYLSGVRVVKAFNRFDYEVDKFQLANTEYQNRYTVALRAMAIFSPGITLTVNLGIVAVIWLGGIWVSTAQMQVGHIIAFINYMTQILFSLMTISMVFTMFVRAKASTGRIIEVLSQENKMSWEPAADETGTQQGRVDFENVDFSYEGSSGASVLRDITLTCMPGETVGIIGSTGSGKSSLVGLIPRFYDANAGSVKVNGQDVKHIDPKQIREKVAIVPQKTVLFTGTISENIRFGKQDATQEDMEQAAKMADAHEFISSFPEGYETRLGQGGVNLSGGQKQRISIARALIRQPEILILDDCTSAVDAATEANIKKALKQYAKGLTCILIAQRISSVMDADRIVVMDNGQIAGMGKHDELMESCEVYREIFQSQIGKEAHHNVGAI is encoded by the coding sequence ATGCAATTTTTCAAAGCCTATATAAGCAGCTACTGGAAGCTTTTTTTGATTTCCTTTCTGTTCCTGGCGTCAGAAGCCGCATGCGACCTTTTACTGCCTGCCATTATGGCGAAAATAATTGATGAAGGCGTGTCCGGCAAGCAAATGAATATCATTTTGCAATTGGGCGGACTCATGCTTCTGATAACAACAATTGGCGCGATTTCCGCTACGGGCCGCAACATATTAGCCAGTCGAGTTTCACAAAATTTTGGCGCTGACCTCAGATCGGACCTGTTCAGAAAGATTCAATCGCTTTCTTTTGAAAATCTGGATAAATTCAATAGAGCTTCGCTCGTCACGCGGCTGACCAATGATGTGACACAGGTTCAGGTATTTGTGAACGGAATGATGAGAGTTTTTGTCAAATCTCCGATGATTGCCATCGGAAGCTTGATCATGGCGGTGAGATTGAATCCGCAGCTCTCAGTGGTGTTGGTTGTAGTTGTGCCGATAGTGGCATTATTGATTGTGATGAATATGAAGGTGGGTTATCCGTTTTTTATGAAGGTGCAGAAGGCGCTGGACCGGGTTAACAGCATCATGAGAGAATATTTGTCGGGAGTCAGGGTCGTCAAGGCATTCAACCGATTTGATTACGAAGTGGATAAATTTCAACTGGCCAATACGGAATATCAGAATCGTTACACAGTTGCATTGAGAGCCATGGCGATATTCAGCCCGGGAATCACGTTAACGGTCAATCTGGGCATCGTCGCTGTCATTTGGCTTGGGGGCATATGGGTAAGCACCGCACAGATGCAGGTAGGGCATATCATTGCTTTTATCAATTATATGACGCAAATCCTGTTTTCGCTGATGACGATTTCCATGGTATTTACGATGTTTGTAAGAGCAAAGGCTTCGACTGGACGGATTATAGAAGTGTTATCGCAAGAAAATAAAATGAGCTGGGAGCCAGCTGCAGACGAAACCGGAACCCAACAGGGAAGAGTGGATTTTGAAAATGTGGACTTTTCCTATGAGGGCTCTTCAGGAGCTTCGGTTCTCCGTGATATCACCCTTACCTGCATGCCCGGGGAAACAGTAGGGATCATAGGCTCTACAGGTTCGGGCAAAAGCAGTTTGGTCGGATTAATTCCGCGTTTTTACGATGCGAATGCAGGTTCTGTGAAAGTAAACGGGCAGGATGTCAAGCATATCGACCCCAAGCAAATTAGGGAAAAAGTGGCAATTGTCCCGCAGAAAACCGTTTTATTCACGGGGACTATAAGCGAAAATATCCGTTTTGGCAAACAAGATGCCACTCAGGAAGATATGGAGCAGGCGGCCAAAATGGCAGATGCTCACGAATTTATTTCTTCGTTCCCTGAAGGGTATGAAACCCGCTTGGGACAAGGTGGGGTCAACCTTTCGGGGGGTCAGAAGCAGCGGATATCGATAGCCAGAGCGCTCATCCGACAACCGGAGATTCTTATCCTGGATGACTGCACAAGCGCCGTAGATGCAGCAACCGAAGCCAATATCAAGAAGGCGTTGAAACAATACGCTAAGGGTCTTACCTGTATCCTCATAGCCCAGAGGATTTCATCGGTGATGGACGCCGACAGAATCGTAGTCATGGATAATGGACAAATTGCAGGCATGGGCAAACATGATGAGCTTATGGAGAGTTGTGAGGTTTATCGGGAAATATTCCAATCCCAAATAGGGAAGGAGGCGCATCACAATGTCGGAGCGATCTGA
- a CDS encoding isochorismatase family protein: MGKMSWNDFLTDQDKAHDEMWGKKELAGFGEKPALLLIDIYYSVLGFKREPILESVKTWPMSTGLEGWEAVDKAAELLASARKNGIPVIHVKGLHTGVNTWARGSKKRKPSNLSEEMLLKGNEIVDEVKPLPGELVIEKAAASAFHGTPLLFQLISLGIDTVIACGETTSGCVRASVVDGATYRFKMGVVEECSFDRTQASHYMNLYDMHQKYADVVDLNYASAYFDSIGAKNKVGVSV; encoded by the coding sequence ATGGGAAAAATGAGTTGGAATGATTTTCTCACCGATCAGGACAAAGCTCACGATGAAATGTGGGGCAAAAAAGAGTTGGCGGGATTTGGTGAAAAGCCGGCTTTGCTGTTGATTGACATCTATTACAGCGTCCTTGGATTCAAGCGCGAGCCGATCCTCGAGTCGGTCAAAACTTGGCCGATGAGTACAGGCCTTGAAGGCTGGGAAGCTGTTGATAAAGCAGCTGAACTCCTGGCATCTGCCCGCAAAAACGGAATTCCGGTCATCCATGTAAAAGGCTTGCATACAGGCGTGAACACCTGGGCTAGAGGTTCAAAAAAGAGAAAGCCTTCGAATTTATCCGAAGAAATGCTCTTGAAAGGCAATGAGATTGTTGATGAAGTAAAACCGCTGCCAGGTGAGCTTGTTATCGAAAAAGCTGCCGCCAGTGCATTCCATGGCACTCCTCTCTTGTTTCAATTAATCAGCCTAGGCATTGACACGGTTATAGCTTGCGGCGAAACAACGAGCGGCTGTGTGAGAGCTTCTGTTGTAGACGGTGCAACGTACCGCTTCAAAATGGGAGTTGTGGAGGAATGTTCATTCGACCGCACCCAAGCTTCACACTATATGAATCTATACGACATGCATCAAAAATACGCCGATGTGGTTGACTTGAATTATGCATCCGCATATTTCGATTCCATTGGAGCAAAGAATAAAGTTGGCGTTTCTGTGTAA
- a CDS encoding MFS transporter: MLSPDFYRKFGIYGGGLFFTVTGMAQPFFTLYAQEVGASTAAIGFMVTLRSLLPIFVAMPAGQLIDSVGPIKMLKFGSIFLILSLFFNMMATDFWLLSLSQIFMGLCIIIMASSFQVLVSDGEKNARNENIKKFSMWMSAGGMLGPLIGGALTSQFSNPLFGYKFTFGAACTASLLFFILLLLVSRGYQHTGNESLIKPKELLKVKGIMDSYISGIHLTKIRSVQFGLIGTFLIMYIQSMYMSFMPLYLNRLGYSTLIVSLIISLNGLSGILSRFGLGWLMKRTHMERILITAGLIASICVVLTPLAGLNLTGMILLVLVMGGSVGINLPVSIMIVVNDTKETDRGKLMGLRLIMNRFSQILSPAVFGILGQSLGLTAAFYASGGFLIASMLGFSLFTSMKWKLKTVGVDPQEKAKKENLTLPIAKNKPAPK; encoded by the coding sequence ATGCTGTCTCCTGATTTTTACCGAAAATTCGGAATATACGGAGGCGGATTGTTTTTTACAGTCACAGGTATGGCGCAGCCTTTTTTCACGCTTTACGCCCAAGAGGTAGGGGCTTCAACGGCCGCCATCGGATTCATGGTCACTTTACGGTCGCTGCTGCCCATCTTTGTAGCCATGCCGGCCGGACAGCTGATAGATTCGGTCGGACCCATCAAAATGTTGAAATTCGGAAGCATCTTTCTGATTTTATCCTTATTCTTCAATATGATGGCCACCGATTTCTGGCTGCTGTCGCTGTCGCAAATATTTATGGGCTTATGCATCATCATTATGGCTTCTTCCTTTCAGGTGCTCGTGTCCGATGGCGAGAAAAATGCAAGGAACGAGAACATTAAGAAATTTTCCATGTGGATGTCGGCAGGTGGCATGCTCGGTCCGTTAATCGGGGGAGCGCTGACTTCTCAATTCTCTAATCCATTATTTGGATACAAGTTCACATTTGGAGCGGCCTGTACGGCGTCTCTGCTGTTTTTTATCCTGTTGCTTTTAGTTTCGCGCGGATATCAGCATACGGGGAATGAAAGCCTCATTAAGCCTAAAGAATTGCTAAAGGTCAAGGGGATCATGGACAGCTATATCAGCGGTATTCACTTGACCAAAATTCGTTCCGTACAATTTGGCTTGATCGGCACGTTCCTGATTATGTACATTCAATCGATGTACATGAGCTTTATGCCGCTTTATTTAAACCGGCTTGGATATTCAACCCTGATCGTTTCTCTCATCATTTCGCTCAATGGACTTTCGGGTATTCTGTCCCGTTTCGGTCTGGGATGGTTAATGAAAAGAACGCACATGGAGCGGATTTTGATAACAGCGGGCTTAATCGCCTCCATATGCGTCGTATTGACTCCCTTAGCTGGGCTGAATCTAACAGGAATGATCCTGCTTGTGCTTGTCATGGGTGGATCAGTCGGCATCAATCTGCCGGTCAGTATTATGATAGTGGTCAATGATACGAAGGAAACGGATCGCGGCAAGCTGATGGGTCTACGTTTGATTATGAATCGCTTCTCGCAAATCCTCAGTCCGGCTGTGTTCGGGATACTGGGACAATCGCTTGGATTAACGGCGGCGTTTTACGCGAGCGGTGGATTTCTGATCGCGTCCATGCTGGGATTCTCGTTATTTACTTCCATGAAATGGAAGCTGAAAACCGTCGGCGTCGACCCTCAGGAGAAAGCGAAGAAGGAAAATCTTACTCTGCCAATAGCCAAGAATAAACCGGCGCCAAAATGA
- a CDS encoding LysR family transcriptional regulator, giving the protein MNLDQITTFLTVYKLGSYQKAAEHLFLPQPTISHRISHLEKDLGKSLLIRGKGKVKLTEEGKAYLPHARKILAALQEGQEAVEKVGLGAKGKLAIGCNNSFAAHVLPEVMDSFSEYYPHISLKVYCYDSNELVTLMKNQLIQLGITRYTSNDSQIDYRLIHKEKTMVYVSPKHHLARRKSVSIEEILKEPLITYPKETQYRKIIDVVLNQCNLTYQTKCETNNLQLIKHFLKRNAGVFFSGSLFMRKEIMEKELIELEIENNPFPSSQIFVAYRDGELNSLDHLFIKHFEEQINNKSNSLESLESAAQHNGEAVVL; this is encoded by the coding sequence ATGAACTTGGATCAGATCACAACATTTTTGACCGTGTATAAATTGGGCAGCTATCAGAAGGCGGCAGAGCATCTGTTTTTGCCTCAACCGACGATTTCTCACCGCATCAGCCATTTGGAAAAGGATTTGGGCAAATCCTTGCTCATTCGGGGCAAAGGAAAAGTGAAGCTGACTGAAGAAGGAAAAGCGTACTTACCTCATGCCCGAAAAATACTGGCGGCATTACAAGAAGGCCAAGAAGCTGTCGAAAAGGTTGGACTGGGCGCGAAAGGGAAATTGGCCATTGGCTGCAACAATTCGTTTGCAGCGCATGTGCTTCCTGAAGTCATGGACTCCTTCTCCGAATATTATCCGCACATTTCCCTCAAGGTCTACTGCTATGACTCAAATGAACTTGTAACCCTGATGAAAAATCAGCTTATTCAGTTAGGGATCACCCGATATACGAGCAACGACAGCCAAATCGACTATCGCCTTATTCATAAAGAGAAGACGATGGTTTATGTATCCCCCAAGCATCACCTCGCCAGGAGGAAATCTGTGAGCATCGAGGAAATTCTGAAAGAACCGCTCATCACCTACCCCAAAGAAACGCAGTACCGTAAAATCATCGATGTCGTCTTAAACCAGTGCAACTTAACCTACCAGACTAAATGCGAAACGAACAATTTGCAATTGATCAAGCATTTTCTAAAACGGAATGCCGGCGTTTTTTTCTCGGGCAGCCTCTTTATGCGTAAGGAAATTATGGAGAAAGAGCTAATCGAGCTGGAAATTGAAAATAACCCGTTTCCTTCCAGCCAGATTTTTGTCGCTTATCGCGATGGGGAGCTGAACAGCCTGGATCACTTGTTCATCAAGCATTTTGAGGAACAGATCAACAACAAGAGTAATTCGCTTGAATCTCTTGAATCTGCAGCGCAGCATAATGGAGAAGCAGTTGTACTATAA
- a CDS encoding ABC transporter substrate-binding protein has protein sequence MKRWSWTFSILVAFALLTSSCTNSSNNGSASPSSSAAPKASTPVSVDPKVLKIRFYDDPAGYDPASIFRIENENIAFNIFSGLTTYDSASGKIIPDLAESWKTTDNKTWTFQLRKGVKWQKGYGEFTSADVLYSFNRILDPKTASLYAADLSNIASLTAPDAYSVVITLKQPDGNFLHQIANYHQGQIMKKEVVEKFGDKIKWNPVGTGPYEVETIDPSSQIVLIRHEGYYKGPAPIQKLIFTIIKDESTATIALQKGEVDVVMRSSQDQNLDALEKGGFKMNHTDNYAVSLRMFNLKNPILANIKIRQAWAYAVDFAAISKAVTPKTSLAAKSMLLDWMDGYSTNTDHYSYDPAKAKQLLAEAGYPNGFSIMQAATSATGITEQMQLEQEYLKKVGIKLEYDLMDTPTFNSKRNKGEFETATRLLPAINPDMILFSYLHPVNIAPKGLNGSGYNNPELTTKLEAARAEVDKDLRLKLYEDVQKIVMKELPYLPTFANNVYWPSKQNVNGIVINKLAQVDFYQVSLK, from the coding sequence GTGAAAAGATGGTCATGGACATTCAGTATCTTGGTGGCTTTTGCTCTACTGACTTCATCCTGTACGAACAGCAGCAATAACGGAAGTGCATCGCCATCCAGCTCAGCAGCACCTAAAGCAAGCACGCCTGTAAGCGTGGATCCCAAAGTGCTGAAAATTCGTTTTTACGACGATCCAGCCGGGTATGACCCAGCTTCTATTTTCCGGATTGAAAACGAAAATATCGCGTTTAACATTTTTAGTGGATTAACGACTTATGATTCGGCAAGCGGCAAAATCATTCCCGACTTGGCGGAGTCCTGGAAAACAACGGATAATAAAACCTGGACCTTTCAATTGCGCAAAGGGGTCAAATGGCAAAAAGGATACGGTGAATTTACCTCGGCCGATGTGCTTTATTCGTTCAATCGGATCTTGGATCCCAAGACGGCATCACTCTATGCAGCAGATTTAAGCAATATCGCAAGTTTAACTGCTCCTGATGCTTATTCAGTGGTCATCACTTTAAAGCAGCCCGATGGCAACTTCCTTCATCAGATAGCCAACTATCATCAAGGCCAAATTATGAAAAAAGAGGTCGTCGAGAAATTCGGTGACAAAATCAAGTGGAATCCTGTAGGAACAGGCCCCTATGAAGTGGAAACTATCGATCCTAGTTCGCAGATTGTGCTGATCCGCCATGAAGGCTACTATAAAGGACCTGCGCCGATTCAGAAGCTTATATTCACCATTATCAAGGACGAATCAACAGCAACGATTGCTCTGCAGAAGGGAGAAGTCGATGTTGTGATGCGGTCCAGCCAGGATCAAAATCTAGATGCCTTGGAAAAAGGCGGCTTCAAAATGAATCACACGGATAATTATGCCGTTTCCCTGAGGATGTTCAACCTGAAAAACCCTATTCTGGCCAACATTAAAATCCGCCAAGCCTGGGCCTATGCAGTTGACTTCGCAGCGATCTCCAAAGCTGTTACACCAAAAACATCCTTGGCCGCAAAGAGCATGCTGCTCGATTGGATGGACGGCTACAGTACAAATACGGACCATTATTCCTACGACCCGGCCAAGGCTAAACAACTGCTTGCTGAAGCGGGTTATCCAAACGGTTTTTCCATTATGCAAGCAGCCACCTCGGCAACCGGTATAACCGAACAAATGCAGCTGGAGCAGGAGTATTTGAAAAAGGTAGGCATCAAATTGGAATACGATCTGATGGATACTCCAACTTTTAACAGCAAAAGGAATAAAGGAGAATTTGAAACAGCCACAAGGCTGCTGCCTGCCATCAATCCAGACATGATACTGTTCAGCTACCTGCATCCAGTCAACATCGCTCCAAAAGGCTTGAATGGCTCCGGCTACAATAACCCTGAACTGACGACAAAGCTGGAAGCTGCGCGAGCTGAAGTGGATAAAGATTTGCGTCTGAAACTGTATGAGGATGTTCAAAAAATTGTAATGAAGGAACTTCCCTATCTGCCTACTTTCGCAAACAACGTATACTGGCCAAGTAAACAGAATGTGAATGGAATCGTCATTAACAAGCTGGCCCAAGTGGACTTTTACCAGGTTTCATTAAAATAA
- a CDS encoding Gfo/Idh/MocA family oxidoreductase, with product MTLRIGMISYWHVHAWDYTKEAQAHTDTEITGVWDEDPIRGKAAADKQGVPFYASLNELLSSDIDGVIVNAPTRLHVDVMVAAARAGKHIFTEKVLAPTLREVNEIMAEVKKTGVKLTVSLPRLNHGYTLTILDLLAERILGDITLVRSRLSHNGAIADWLPAHFYNLEECLGGALIDLGCHPMYLTRLFLGETPTQISAQFGYITGKEVEDNAVSLLSTESGALGVVEAGFVNSYSPFNIEIHGTLGSLLFGVPEEKLLLRTKAKDGQFADKWHEIPLKPNRESAFEQWVVHIRNHSEADENINIAIELTKLMEASNRSAQEKRAIRLDELKG from the coding sequence ATGACACTTCGTATCGGAATGATCAGTTATTGGCATGTACATGCATGGGACTACACGAAAGAAGCACAAGCGCATACGGATACTGAAATTACGGGAGTTTGGGATGAAGATCCCATTCGCGGAAAGGCAGCGGCCGACAAGCAGGGTGTGCCATTTTATGCTTCGTTGAATGAACTTTTGTCCAGCGATATTGATGGAGTCATTGTCAATGCTCCGACCAGGCTGCATGTTGATGTTATGGTGGCGGCGGCTAGAGCGGGTAAGCATATTTTCACAGAAAAAGTGTTAGCGCCTACATTGCGCGAAGTCAATGAGATTATGGCAGAAGTGAAAAAAACAGGTGTGAAACTGACTGTTTCTCTGCCGCGTTTAAACCATGGATATACACTCACGATCCTTGACCTTCTGGCTGAGCGAATCCTTGGGGATATTACACTCGTTCGTTCGCGGTTATCCCATAACGGGGCTATTGCTGACTGGCTTCCGGCTCATTTTTATAACCTGGAGGAATGTCTTGGGGGCGCTTTGATTGATCTTGGGTGTCATCCCATGTATTTGACGCGACTTTTTTTAGGAGAGACTCCTACCCAGATCTCAGCTCAATTTGGTTATATAACAGGTAAGGAAGTGGAAGATAACGCAGTATCCTTGCTTTCAACAGAGTCTGGCGCTCTTGGAGTTGTGGAAGCGGGATTTGTCAACAGCTACTCTCCCTTCAACATTGAGATTCATGGTACTTTGGGAAGCTTGTTATTTGGAGTTCCGGAGGAAAAGCTGCTGCTGAGAACAAAGGCCAAGGACGGTCAGTTTGCTGATAAATGGCATGAAATTCCATTGAAGCCAAACAGGGAGAGCGCCTTTGAGCAATGGGTGGTCCATATTCGCAACCATTCAGAAGCTGATGAAAACATTAACATAGCCATTGAGTTAACGAAATTGATGGAAGCGTCCAATAGATCTGCCCAAGAAAAGCGTGCGATTCGTTTGGATGAGCTTAAGGGTTAA
- a CDS encoding Gfo/Idh/MocA family oxidoreductase, translated as MSKSIRIGIIGTGGIAGQHLRSYRMIEDVEVVAVADIVPGKAENFVRRWEIPHVTAFEDYRKMLELDLDGVSVCTPNAAHFHPTVDALRAGKHVMLEKPMSVTLEESIEMVGTAKETGLLLNVGFQPRYDPNMKTIHDFIQSGQLGKVYYVETGGGRRRGMPGGTFIRKELAGAGAMADIGCYSLDLALHALGYPKPLTVSASTTNHFGTNAIYHPEAASFDVEDFGTALIRLEGDLVLNFKISWAMHMDTLGGTMFLGTDAGLKVTPSGKGPWSGVFDGGVGSMTLYHDVRGHHVESSIPIIEHKLDLFVEKVRDFVRAIRDNAPAPISGEQILRNQAIIDGFLRSSQLKREVEVHIPNI; from the coding sequence ATGAGTAAATCCATAAGGATTGGCATTATTGGAACCGGGGGCATAGCCGGACAGCATTTACGAAGCTATCGAATGATCGAGGATGTGGAGGTTGTCGCAGTCGCGGATATCGTTCCGGGAAAGGCTGAGAACTTTGTCCGGCGATGGGAAATTCCTCATGTAACAGCTTTTGAAGATTATCGCAAAATGCTGGAATTGGATTTGGATGGAGTCAGTGTCTGTACGCCTAACGCCGCACACTTTCATCCAACCGTCGATGCCTTGCGTGCAGGAAAACATGTCATGCTGGAGAAGCCGATGTCGGTCACTTTGGAAGAGTCGATCGAGATGGTCGGGACGGCCAAGGAGACCGGCCTGCTGTTGAATGTTGGTTTTCAGCCCAGATATGATCCGAATATGAAGACAATTCATGATTTTATCCAGTCGGGCCAGCTTGGAAAGGTATATTACGTCGAAACGGGCGGAGGACGCAGGCGCGGGATGCCCGGCGGTACCTTTATTCGTAAGGAGCTGGCAGGTGCAGGAGCGATGGCGGATATCGGATGCTACTCTCTCGATTTGGCCTTGCATGCGCTCGGGTATCCGAAACCATTGACGGTATCCGCTTCTACAACGAATCATTTCGGGACAAACGCAATTTATCATCCGGAAGCGGCTTCTTTTGATGTGGAGGATTTTGGAACCGCACTCATTCGTCTTGAGGGCGATCTTGTGCTGAATTTTAAAATATCATGGGCGATGCATATGGATACCCTTGGCGGAACCATGTTCCTGGGAACGGATGCAGGACTCAAGGTAACTCCATCTGGAAAAGGCCCCTGGAGCGGCGTCTTCGACGGTGGTGTCGGCTCGATGACCTTGTATCATGACGTTCGTGGTCATCATGTGGAAAGCTCGATCCCCATTATCGAGCATAAACTCGATTTGTTCGTGGAAAAGGTGCGCGACTTCGTTCGTGCCATACGGGACAACGCTCCGGCACCTATCTCCGGAGAGCAAATATTGCGCAATCAAGCGATTATTGATGGATTCTTGCGCTCGAGTCAGCTGAAACGGGAAGTGGAAGTACACATTCCAAACATCTAA
- a CDS encoding isochorismatase family protein yields the protein MYGWENYLSERDKKHDEQWGKKELSGFGKKPALVLIDIYYSVLGLKREPIFESMKMWPSSTGLEGWEAVDKTAELLAVARENEIPVIHVKGLHTGVNHWSKNKRKKVEMSDELRFKGTQIVDEVKPIAGELVIEKAAASAFHGTPLVFQLVSLGIDTVIVAGETTSGCVRASVVDGATNRFQMGVVAECVFDRTEAAHYINLYDMHNKYADVVDLDYTKNYFKQIGASKKQTMNV from the coding sequence ATGTACGGTTGGGAGAATTATTTGAGCGAGAGGGACAAGAAGCACGATGAGCAATGGGGCAAGAAGGAACTAAGTGGATTTGGCAAGAAACCGGCGCTCGTTTTAATTGACATTTATTATAGCGTGCTGGGCCTGAAGCGGGAGCCGATTTTCGAATCCATGAAGATGTGGCCGAGCAGCACGGGACTCGAAGGCTGGGAAGCGGTTGACAAAACGGCCGAATTGCTGGCTGTAGCAAGGGAAAATGAAATTCCTGTCATTCATGTCAAAGGGCTGCATACAGGTGTGAACCATTGGAGCAAGAACAAACGCAAGAAGGTGGAAATGTCTGATGAGCTCAGGTTTAAAGGAACACAAATTGTAGACGAAGTGAAGCCGATCGCTGGAGAGCTTGTTATTGAAAAAGCTGCTGCCAGCGCATTTCACGGAACTCCTCTTGTCTTTCAATTAGTAAGCCTTGGAATAGACACCGTAATCGTTGCCGGCGAGACAACCAGCGGATGTGTGAGGGCTTCTGTCGTTGACGGGGCAACAAACCGTTTTCAAATGGGAGTTGTAGCTGAATGTGTATTCGACCGCACGGAAGCAGCGCATTACATCAATTTATACGATATGCATAACAAATATGCGGATGTGGTTGATCTGGACTACACTAAAAACTATTTCAAGCAAATCGGCGCAAGTAAAAAGCAAACCATGAATGTTTAA